CGGAACCTCAACTTTTAAATAATTTACAATTTTTTTGGAAAGACGATCTGGTATTTTCAGAAAGGGTCAAATCTTCCCTGGATACCGTAAGAGCAAGGTTTCGCTCAACACTCAATTGTTATGTCAAAGATAATTCAAACTACTCAATTCCCAATGAAGGTTGGCTCGCATTTACCAACGAGAATGTGCACATTCCTTCTCCGGAGTTTCCTTCTGAGGCTTATCGACTTCTGATTATGTTTCGCTATTGGAATATTATTAATTACTTTTTCGCATACCGGGATCTTATGGATGTCGATTGGTTTAACTCCCTTGAAAATTTTATTCCCGTAATGATCGGTGCAAAAAACCAGATTGAGTATTTGCATACCTTGCGATATTTTTCTGCCACCATCAATGATGCGCATGCTATATTCAGTAATTCAGATTATATCAAGCTCTATCTTGGCGGGAGCAGTTTTCCGCGATTTTGGATGACGCGAATCGGAGATCAATATGTTGTCAGTCGGGCATGGTTGCCGGGAAATGAATTACAACCGGGAGATATCATTCTATCGATCAATGGTCACACCATCGAAAAACTTGTGGATAGCCTTTCCGGATCACGACCTTTTTGTACTCCGGCTTCCTGGTATCGCGATCTTGTCATTAACATGTTGCGAGGTGCTCAAGGAAGTACGATGCTGATTGAGGCTGAAGGCCCCAATGGCAAATTTACCACTTCCATTCAACGCAATGTTTCAAATTTTGCACCAGAATATCTGATGAGCAATCAATATTCTAAATCTCAATTTGTAGATTGCGGATATGGTTATGTAAATATGCAAAAACTTTTGGATTTTGATTTTGATCTAATTTATGAGGTGATGAAAGATGCTCCGGCCATTATTTTTGACCTCCGCAATTATCCGAATGGGACTGCCTGGGCTATCATTGATAAACTCATGGAACGGATTGACACATCAGCCAT
This window of the Saprospiraceae bacterium genome carries:
- a CDS encoding T9SS type A sorting domain-containing protein, with product MKKLILIHLGFLSMLAGNAQTSYSSATRLAKACQVWGYLKYFHTNLNTCSMDWDSVMLAHIDPIKNAVDDEAFNRALESLIDAAGEMPVPTTPSDEPEPQLLNNLQFFWKDDLVFSERVKSSLDTVRARFRSTLNCYVKDNSNYSIPNEGWLAFTNENVHIPSPEFPSEAYRLLIMFRYWNIINYFFAYRDLMDVDWFNSLENFIPVMIGAKNQIEYLHTLRYFSATINDAHAIFSNSDYIKLYLGGSSFPRFWMTRIGDQYVVSRAWLPGNELQPGDIILSINGHTIEKLVDSLSGSRPFCTPASWYRDLVINMLRGAQGSTMLIEAEGPNGKFTTSIQRNVSNFAPEYLMSNQYSKSQFVDCGYGYVNMQKLLDFDFDLIYEVMKDAPAIIFDLRNYPNGTAWAIIDKLMERIDTSAILNLPSVLYPGTWQPTPYYEVNRTIGNPEPYKGKIIVLCDENTQSQAEYSIMKLQTFPNCKVIGTQTAGADGNIATVHLPDTTDMSFTVLEVLYKDGSQTQRRGVRIDTVVGPTIEGLRRGDDEALLAAQDCLTHLTKISPESDWSIYPNPATDMVNIKNAPENVQTMTIKNITGQTVMEASKTTSIHLGHLPTGTYQLSLRTNKSVFVGRKLVILR